One Melitaea cinxia chromosome 20, ilMelCinx1.1, whole genome shotgun sequence DNA segment encodes these proteins:
- the LOC123663571 gene encoding glucose dehydrogenase [FAD, quinone]-like has product MKSHRRTPTLRTALWVFFIIVIPTDTQDADPITSLINFIQEGTSQLDNEPPDQTNLFSEYDFIVVGAGTAGCVIANRLTEIPDWKVLLVEAGYNENFVMDIPLLANYLQFTTANWKYKTKPSDKYCAGFENKQCNWPRGKVIGGSSVLNYMIYTRGAAQDYNNWEAMGNDGWGWDDVLPYFKKIEQYNIPTQNDSVYHGHNGYLNVEYAPFRTDKGKAWVKAAQELGFKYNDYNGANPGGVSFLQLSMKNGTRHSSSRAYLHPINKRKNLYVSKMTMVTKLILDSTQTKVVGVELEKRGKKYKILAKKEVIVSAGTINSPQLLMLSGIGPRDHLNSLNIPVVKDLPVGYNLMDHIAAGGVQFMVQQSNFSLSSQYILNHLDVVFKWMGNHKGPLSIPGGCEALVFLNLKDKFNVTEWPDLELLFISGGLNSNSLLPRNFGFDEQIYSETYGPLGNHDLFMVLPMLMRPKSRGRVMLRSRNPKIHPTLIPNYFEFPEDVKKIVEGIKLAIEISRQSSMKKIGTKLYDVPIEDCLKYGPFGSDAYFACQAKMFTFTIYHQSGTCKMGAESDPTSVVDSKLKVHGISSLRVIDASIMPEIVSSHTNAPTYMIAEKGADMIKRDWGQ; this is encoded by the coding sequence atGAAGAGTCATCGTCGAACGCCGACATTAAGGACGGCGCTATGGGTGTTCTTCATAATTGTAATACCTACCGACACGCAAGACGCAGATCCTATCACATctctaataaattttattcaagaaGGCACGAGTCAATTAGATAATGAACCTCCCGATCAAACAAACCTTTTCTCCGAATACGACTTCATAGTAGTCGGTGCAGGTACCGCGGGATGTGTGATAGCTAATAGACTGACTGAAATACCCGACTGGAAAGTCTTACTGGTAGAAGCTGGTTACAATGAGAACTTCGTTATGGACATACCACTTCTCGCAAATTATCTCCAATTTACAACCGCTAATTGGAAGTATAAAACGAAACCATCCGATAAATATTGCGCAGGATTCGAGAATAAACAATGCAACTGGCCACGTGGTAAAGTTATCGGTGGATCTAGCGTATTAAACTATATGATTTATACCAGAGGAGCGGCACAGGATTATAATAATTGGGAAGCAATGGGTAACGATGGTTGGGGATGGGACGACGTTCTaccttatttcaaaaaaatcgaACAGTATAACATACCTACACAAAACGACTCAGTTTACCACGGACACAACGGGTACTTAAACGTTGAATATGCTCCTTTTCGTACTGACAAGGGTAAAGCGTGGGTCAAAGCAGCTCAAGAATTAGGATTTAAGTATAATGACTATAATGGAGCCAATCCTGGCGGTGTATCATTTTTACAGCTTTCGATGAAGAATGGAACAAGGCATAGTTCTAGTCGAGCATATCTTCACCCAATCAATAAGAGAAAAAATCTTTACGTATCTAAAATGACCATGGTCACTAAACTTATATTAGATTCGACCCAAACGAAAGTAGTAGGCGTTGAATTAGAAAAACGTggtaaaaagtacaaaattttaGCTAAGAAAGAAGTCATAGTATCTGCTGGTACTATTAATTCACCGCAACTATTAATGCTGTCTGGAATAGGACCAAGAGACCACTTGAACTCTTTGAACATTCCTGTTGTTAAAGACTTACCAGTTGGATACAATTTAATGGATCACATTGCCGCTGGCGGTGTTCAATTTATGGTACAACAAAGCAATTTTAGTCTAAGTTCACAATATATATTGAATCACTTAGATGTCGTATTTAAATGGATGGGTAATCATAAGGGTCCGCTTTCAATCCCAGGTGGATGTGAAGCTTTagtttttttgaatttaaaggACAAATTTAATGTAACCGAATGGCCTGATTTGGAACTTCTATTTATAAGCGGTGGACTAAATTCTAATTCTTTATTGCCGCGAAATTTTGGTTTTGATGAACAAATTTATTCAGAAACCTACGGTCCGTTGGGTAATCATGATCTCTTCATGGTACTTCCTATGCTCATGCGACCCAAGTCAAGAGGAAGGGTTATGTTACGAAGCAGAAACCCTAAAATACATCCCACCTTAATTCCAAACTACTTTGAGTTTCCAGAAGATGTAAAGAAGATAGTGGAAGGAATAAAATTAGCTATAGAAATTTCAAGACAGTCGTCAATGAAAAAAATAGGAACGAAATTGTATGATGTACCCATAGAAGACTGTTTAAAGTATGGACCGTTTGGTAGTGATGCGTATTTCGCGTGTCAAGcaaaaatgtttacttttactatttatcACCAAAGCGGAACTTGCAAGATGGGCGCTGAAAGTGACCCTACGTCAGTAGTAGATTCTAAATTAAAAGTGCATGGCATCTCAAGCTTAAGAGTTATAGACGCTAGCATAATGCCTGAAATAGTATCAAGTCACACAAATGCCCCTACATACATGATAGCAGAAAAGGGCGCGGACATGATAAAGAGAGATTGGGGACAATAG